One segment of Deltaproteobacteria bacterium DNA contains the following:
- the leuD gene encoding 3-isopropylmalate dehydratase small subunit, translating to MQSFTTHTGKIAVINRANIDTDQIIAKQFLKSIKRTGYGESLFFDWRYLPDGRDNPTFELNRPRFRNSTILVAGNNFGCGSSREHAVWAVVQYGFKVVIAPRQGDIPAFADIFYNNSSKNGLLCIPLSEKEVAEIVKAVEGEEGLEASVDLENQKIKLHSKAAEKIFSFQIDPAVKTHLLRGLDDIGLSLQHEADLTRFEQSHSIFL from the coding sequence ATGCAATCTTTCACCACACACACCGGAAAAATCGCCGTCATCAACCGCGCCAACATTGATACCGATCAAATTATTGCCAAACAGTTTCTAAAATCCATCAAGCGTACAGGCTATGGAGAAAGTTTATTTTTCGACTGGCGTTATCTTCCGGATGGCAGAGACAATCCCACTTTTGAATTGAATAGACCCCGTTTTAGGAATTCTACAATTTTGGTGGCAGGAAACAATTTTGGTTGTGGCTCTTCGCGTGAACATGCGGTGTGGGCCGTTGTGCAATATGGATTCAAGGTGGTGATTGCCCCCAGACAAGGCGATATTCCGGCCTTTGCCGACATCTTCTATAATAACAGCAGCAAAAATGGCCTGCTCTGCATTCCTTTGAGTGAAAAGGAAGTGGCAGAAATCGTGAAGGCGGTGGAAGGCGAAGAGGGCCTGGAAGCCAGTGTGGATCTGGAAAATCAGAAGATTAAACTTCATTCAAAAGCAGCCGAAAAAATTTTTTCTTTCCAGATCGACCCTGCTGTAAAAACCCACCTGCTGCGAGGCCTGGACGACATTGGTCTAAGCCTACAGCACGAAGCCGACCTCACAAGGTTTGAGCAGAGCCATTCAATTTTCCTCTGA
- a CDS encoding four helix bundle protein, with amino-acid sequence MWVKNFWELDCWKEARILTNRIYGINFSRDFGLQDQIRRSSLSIMANIAEGFGRQSNLEFIRFLDIARASSAETQSHLFISYDLKYIDENKLNELISQCQKTAKIITGLIKKLREKK; translated from the coding sequence ATGTGGGTTAAAAATTTTTGGGAATTGGATTGTTGGAAAGAAGCTCGAATCCTTACTAATCGGATTTATGGCATAAATTTTTCCAGAGATTTTGGACTACAAGATCAAATTAGACGATCTTCTTTGTCGATTATGGCAAATATTGCGGAAGGATTTGGCAGGCAATCTAATTTGGAATTTATTCGATTTCTGGATATAGCGCGAGCCTCTTCCGCAGAGACACAAAGCCATTTATTCATCAGTTACGATTTGAAATATATCGATGAAAATAAATTAAATGAACTAATTAGCCAATGTCAAAAAACAGCAAAAATAATTACAGGTTTGATAAAAAAACTCAGAGAAAAAAAGTAA
- the leuC gene encoding 3-isopropylmalate dehydratase large subunit: MPQTLFDKIWEKHVVKTLPEGDTLLYIDRHLVHEVTSPQAFEGLRLSGRKVRRPELTFATLDHNVPTVDRFHIKDEIAKAQIDALTQNCKEFGITLFDLKSDNQGVVHIIGPELGITLPGTTIVCGDSHTATHGAFGALAFGIGTSEVEHVLATQTLRQRRPKNYKVEFKGKLGKGVTAKDMILKLIGLIGTAGGTGFVLEYCGNTLRNLSMEARMTICNMSIEAGARAGLIAPDEMTIDYISSENRKYAPQGKALDEAIEYWKTLKSDEEAVFDKTLTIDASTIAPQVTWGTSPGMVIDISQPIPATDKVPGLSQKDAELALEYMGLRAGQRLTDVNVDVVFIGSCTNGRIEDLRAAAQVLRGKKVSSHVQALIVPGSQKVKKQAEAEGLDKIFSAAGAEWRESGCSMCLAMNPDQLKPGQRAAATSNRNFEGRQGKGGRTHLVSPQMAAAAAVAGRFVDIREV; the protein is encoded by the coding sequence ATGCCCCAAACGCTCTTCGATAAAATCTGGGAAAAACACGTTGTAAAGACCTTACCCGAAGGAGACACCCTCCTCTACATCGATCGCCACCTCGTGCACGAAGTGACCAGCCCGCAAGCCTTTGAGGGGCTTCGTCTCAGTGGGCGAAAAGTCCGTCGACCCGAGCTGACCTTTGCCACCCTGGATCACAACGTCCCCACCGTAGATCGATTCCACATTAAAGACGAAATTGCCAAGGCCCAAATTGATGCCCTCACCCAAAATTGCAAAGAATTTGGCATCACTCTTTTTGATTTGAAGAGTGACAATCAGGGGGTGGTGCACATCATTGGTCCGGAATTGGGCATCACCTTACCCGGAACCACCATTGTTTGCGGAGACAGCCATACCGCCACCCACGGGGCTTTCGGGGCCCTGGCCTTTGGAATTGGAACCTCCGAAGTGGAACACGTGCTGGCCACTCAGACCTTGCGTCAACGTCGCCCTAAAAATTACAAGGTGGAATTCAAGGGTAAATTGGGAAAAGGCGTGACGGCCAAAGACATGATTTTAAAATTGATTGGCCTCATCGGAACTGCCGGTGGAACCGGTTTTGTTTTGGAATATTGTGGCAACACCCTTCGTAATCTCTCGATGGAAGCCCGCATGACGATTTGCAATATGTCCATTGAAGCGGGGGCCCGCGCGGGTTTGATAGCACCCGATGAAATGACGATAGACTACATCTCTTCAGAAAATCGCAAATACGCTCCCCAAGGAAAGGCCTTGGATGAAGCGATTGAATATTGGAAGACGTTAAAATCGGATGAAGAAGCTGTTTTCGATAAAACCCTTACGATTGATGCCAGCACGATTGCCCCTCAAGTGACCTGGGGAACTTCTCCAGGCATGGTGATCGATATCAGTCAGCCTATCCCCGCAACCGACAAAGTCCCAGGACTTTCTCAAAAAGATGCAGAGCTCGCATTGGAGTATATGGGACTTCGAGCCGGTCAAAGGTTGACGGATGTGAATGTGGATGTCGTCTTCATCGGCAGCTGCACCAACGGTCGTATTGAGGATTTACGCGCGGCAGCCCAAGTGCTGCGCGGTAAAAAAGTTTCTTCCCATGTGCAAGCCCTCATTGTCCCTGGCTCACAGAAGGTCAAGAAACAAGCCGAAGCCGAAGGTCTGGACAAAATATTTTCTGCAGCGGGCGCGGAGTGGAGAGAATCAGGCTGCAGTATGTGCTTGGCCATGAATCCCGATCAACTCAAACCCGGCCAACGCGCCGCGGCCACGAGCAATCGAAATTTTGAAGGCAGACAAGGAAAAGGGGGGCGCACTCATTTGGTTAGCCCGCAAATGGCCGCGGCTGCTGCTGTTGCGGGGCGGTTTGTGGATATTAGGGAAGTGTAA
- a CDS encoding clan AA aspartic protease, with amino-acid sequence MGLVYAEIELVRHDDKVLIKKGLVPYSQPRSMKIKALVDSGALMLAINEEIQGQLKFDLVDKQIATFADGSQKELDIVGPVEIKFENRRTIADAFVLPGNNEILLGAIPMEGLDVLVDPHHQKLIVNPEAPYIPKRSMK; translated from the coding sequence ATGGGCTTAGTTTATGCGGAGATAGAATTAGTAAGACACGACGATAAGGTGTTGATCAAAAAAGGCTTGGTGCCTTATTCGCAACCCAGAAGTATGAAAATAAAAGCTTTAGTGGATAGTGGAGCCTTAATGCTGGCTATCAATGAAGAAATTCAAGGGCAGTTAAAGTTTGATCTGGTAGATAAGCAAATTGCAACTTTCGCGGATGGATCTCAGAAAGAACTTGATATTGTAGGTCCGGTAGAAATCAAATTTGAAAATCGAAGAACTATTGCAGATGCTTTTGTTCTACCAGGCAATAATGAGATCCTTTTGGGCGCTATTCCCATGGAAGGATTAGATGTGTTGGTTGATCCTCATCATCAAAAATTAATTGTTAATCCTGAAGCGCCTTATATTCCGAAACGGTCTATGAAATGA
- a CDS encoding clan AA aspartic protease has product MGFTYVTVEVKALHKNKPKFSDEFMVDTGAIDCLIPGKILKKLGIPVAKTLEYEMADGSLHKYPVGFARIEFMGEETVTQVVFGPDDCEPLLGVVALENTGYGVDPITKTLRKMNARPLK; this is encoded by the coding sequence ATGGGATTTACCTATGTCACCGTGGAAGTCAAAGCGCTTCATAAAAATAAACCAAAATTTTCGGATGAGTTTATGGTGGATACAGGGGCTATCGATTGTTTGATCCCTGGAAAAATTTTAAAAAAATTGGGAATCCCCGTCGCAAAAACACTCGAATATGAAATGGCAGATGGGTCTCTGCATAAATATCCGGTTGGTTTTGCAAGAATAGAATTTATGGGAGAAGAAACAGTGACACAGGTTGTTTTTGGTCCCGATGATTGTGAGCCATTGCTAGGCGTCGTGGCCCTTGAAAATACAGGTTACGGAGTGGATCCTATCACTAAAACATTGAGGAAAATGAACGCAAGGCCTCTCAAATAA
- the leuB gene encoding 3-isopropylmalate dehydrogenase, whose amino-acid sequence MTQAHKIAVLAGDGSAPEFMAAALKVLEAAAQKFSFKLDYHEALVGGAAYDKYKHPLPPKTLKITDSCEAILFGSVGRDDLPQGLVEKEGLLALRKYYGLFANLRPATIYAPLAVSSSLKTERLADEKGDTGFEILTVRELGGGAYFGDRIRMEDTGGKYAADNMKYSREEIVRILKVGFEVARKRKKVLHSIDKANVLDSSKLWRSIANELAPEYPDVKLIHQYVDNAAMQIATWPRQFDVIVTENLFGDILSDLSAAITGSLGLLPSASLNEKGFGMYEPSGGTAPDLAGLGIVNPIAQIRSAAMMLSYSFKMEKEAQAIETAVKQALEGGARTIDICGKKEVFEKVRLPLAAKDKIAVQKILQEYKVLSTDEMAAHIIRQL is encoded by the coding sequence ATGACACAAGCACACAAAATCGCCGTACTGGCGGGTGACGGCTCCGCTCCTGAGTTTATGGCTGCAGCCCTAAAAGTATTGGAGGCAGCAGCTCAAAAATTTTCTTTCAAATTGGACTATCACGAGGCCCTCGTTGGAGGTGCTGCTTACGACAAATACAAACACCCTCTTCCTCCCAAAACCCTGAAAATCACCGATAGCTGCGAGGCCATTCTTTTTGGGTCGGTGGGACGCGACGACTTGCCTCAAGGCTTGGTCGAAAAAGAAGGGCTGCTGGCCCTCCGAAAATATTATGGTCTTTTCGCTAATCTGCGACCTGCCACTATTTACGCGCCCTTGGCGGTTTCCTCCTCATTAAAAACAGAACGACTCGCGGATGAAAAGGGAGATACCGGTTTTGAAATTTTAACGGTTCGCGAACTGGGTGGCGGCGCCTATTTTGGGGATAGAATCCGCATGGAAGATACCGGCGGAAAATACGCCGCGGACAACATGAAATACAGCCGTGAAGAAATTGTCCGCATCCTGAAAGTAGGGTTTGAAGTGGCTCGCAAACGCAAAAAAGTTTTGCATTCCATCGATAAAGCCAACGTGCTCGATTCCTCCAAACTTTGGCGTAGTATTGCCAACGAGCTCGCCCCGGAATATCCCGATGTAAAACTCATCCACCAATATGTCGACAACGCCGCCATGCAGATTGCCACCTGGCCCAGGCAGTTCGATGTCATTGTTACTGAAAATTTATTTGGAGATATTTTGAGTGATCTTTCTGCCGCCATTACCGGGTCGCTAGGCCTTCTTCCCTCAGCTTCTTTGAATGAAAAGGGTTTTGGTATGTATGAACCCTCCGGAGGAACCGCGCCGGACCTTGCAGGGCTAGGTATCGTCAATCCCATCGCTCAAATTCGCTCTGCAGCAATGATGCTTTCTTACAGTTTTAAAATGGAAAAGGAGGCTCAGGCGATTGAGACTGCAGTAAAACAAGCCTTGGAGGGTGGTGCACGGACCATTGATATTTGTGGGAAAAAAGAGGTATTCGAAAAAGTGAGGCTGCCTCTTGCCGCAAAGGATAAAATTGCAGTACAAAAGATTTTGCAGGAGTATAAGGTTCTGAGCACCGATGAGATGGCTGCTCATATTATTCGGCAATTATAA
- a CDS encoding HigA family addiction module antidote protein, with protein sequence MFKSKRKPTSPGEILQEEYLTPLGLTQKQLADHIDYDVKVINRLINGRTRINAPLALKLAAALNTSPEFWLNAQKAIDIYEASKNIGKLPRALITDGHLSYA encoded by the coding sequence ATGTTTAAATCAAAAAGAAAACCAACAAGTCCTGGAGAAATCTTGCAAGAAGAATACCTAACCCCCTTAGGTCTTACTCAAAAACAATTAGCGGATCATATCGACTACGATGTCAAGGTGATCAACCGATTAATTAATGGTCGAACTAGAATAAATGCCCCTCTCGCCTTGAAACTTGCAGCGGCCCTGAATACCAGTCCCGAATTCTGGTTAAATGCTCAAAAAGCTATCGATATTTATGAAGCCTCTAAAAATATTGGAAAGCTTCCTCGAGCTCTTATAACCGATGGACATCTCTCTTATGCCTAA
- a CDS encoding type II toxin-antitoxin system RelE/ParE family toxin: MPIQSFTTSELQEFYETGKVPKKAEWQKIKKIVARKFDMLDYAHVLEDLRSPPGNKLEALKNDLTGLHSIRVNDQWRIVFEWTLQGPAKVRVIDYH, encoded by the coding sequence ATGCCCATACAATCATTTACAACGTCTGAACTCCAAGAATTTTACGAAACTGGAAAAGTTCCTAAAAAAGCGGAATGGCAAAAAATCAAGAAGATTGTAGCAAGAAAATTTGACATGCTGGATTATGCCCATGTCCTTGAAGACTTGAGATCACCTCCGGGAAACAAATTAGAAGCATTAAAAAACGATTTAACGGGATTACACAGTATTCGGGTAAATGATCAATGGAGAATCGTTTTTGAATGGACACTGCAAGGCCCGGCAAAAGTTCGAGTGATCGATTATCATTAA
- a CDS encoding class I SAM-dependent rRNA methyltransferase has product MELLHKITKAYSLRKKEVTRYKLQAFRLIHGVADGFPGLTIEVYPQAFHGIIKEKQYFKQIPFFESALKNIAQELWQNDTVDFYWWDYSGRQVRAIHKLPLQRYEIFENNLKYEIHLGEDNHTGLFLDQRNNRRLIQSLASDKKVLNLFCYTGSFSIAALAGGASNAVSVDLSKKTLEWAKRNIILNNLDLNRSQLIAFDAVSCLKRLEKKNELFDLIICDPPTFSRSKNGFFSMEKNLEDLLGACLSILSSKGKLLFSLNAQKMNFRDFSLRVENVLREEKLQKPTYLGPSFDFPLYQKEPHLKACLIGK; this is encoded by the coding sequence TTGGAACTCCTCCATAAAATTACTAAAGCCTATTCACTTCGCAAGAAAGAGGTGACACGTTATAAGCTCCAGGCCTTTCGCCTTATCCACGGTGTGGCTGATGGATTCCCGGGACTAACGATTGAGGTCTATCCTCAGGCCTTTCATGGAATTATTAAAGAGAAACAATATTTCAAACAAATCCCATTTTTTGAATCCGCCTTAAAAAATATCGCCCAAGAACTTTGGCAAAATGACACGGTAGATTTCTATTGGTGGGATTATTCGGGAAGGCAGGTACGGGCAATTCATAAATTGCCCCTACAAAGATACGAAATTTTCGAAAACAATCTAAAATATGAAATTCATCTGGGAGAAGACAATCACACGGGGCTTTTTCTGGATCAGCGTAACAATCGAAGACTCATTCAATCGCTTGCTTCAGATAAAAAAGTACTCAATTTATTCTGCTACACGGGATCTTTCTCCATTGCTGCACTGGCCGGTGGGGCGTCTAATGCCGTCTCTGTCGATCTTTCCAAAAAAACTTTGGAGTGGGCGAAGAGAAATATTATTTTGAACAATCTGGATTTGAATCGATCTCAGCTCATTGCCTTCGATGCAGTGAGTTGTCTAAAACGACTGGAAAAGAAGAACGAATTATTCGATCTTATTATTTGTGATCCTCCTACCTTTTCGCGTTCTAAAAATGGGTTTTTTTCCATGGAGAAAAATTTGGAAGATCTACTTGGAGCTTGTCTGAGTATTTTATCCTCAAAAGGGAAACTTCTTTTTTCTTTGAATGCCCAAAAGATGAATTTTAGAGATTTTTCTCTTCGAGTTGAAAATGTTTTGCGGGAAGAAAAACTGCAAAAACCTACTTATCTAGGCCCATCTTTTGATTTTCCTCTCTATCAAAAAGAGCCCCATTTGAAAGCTTGTTTGATCGGAAAATAA
- a CDS encoding MBL fold metallo-hydrolase, translated as MSKLNITFVGHATFLIDFFGARFLTDANFSKKVLFVPRQQEPGINPRELPDLDAMFITHAHYDHLDLFSYKYFSLKTPLIVPLGLGKFIKKHLPNPVIEIPTWGEVQVGDLRIFSIPVKHRSFRLSGLAWRDITGYVIEKNGYKILFPGDTAYGDHFKQIANLHQIDVALLPIGAYEPRWIMKNRHMNPSDALKAFQDLKAKYFIPYHFGAFRISTEALEEPLYHFEKLCKNESENAIHVLKPGERFECPSKI; from the coding sequence ACCGATGCCAATTTTTCGAAAAAAGTTCTTTTTGTTCCTCGTCAACAAGAGCCTGGCATAAATCCACGAGAGTTGCCGGATTTGGATGCTATGTTCATCACCCATGCTCACTACGACCATCTAGACTTGTTCAGTTATAAATATTTCTCGCTCAAAACCCCCCTGATTGTTCCGCTGGGTCTAGGCAAGTTTATTAAAAAGCATCTCCCCAATCCGGTGATTGAAATTCCCACTTGGGGGGAAGTTCAAGTGGGAGATTTAAGAATTTTCAGCATCCCTGTCAAACATCGAAGTTTCCGCCTCTCGGGGCTTGCCTGGAGAGACATCACGGGATATGTTATCGAAAAAAATGGCTATAAAATTCTTTTCCCCGGCGACACCGCCTACGGCGATCATTTCAAACAAATTGCCAATCTGCACCAAATTGACGTCGCCCTGCTTCCCATTGGCGCTTATGAACCCCGTTGGATTATGAAAAATCGCCACATGAATCCATCCGATGCACTCAAGGCCTTTCAGGATCTCAAGGCAAAATATTTTATCCCTTATCATTTTGGGGCCTTTCGCATTTCAACCGAAGCCTTGGAGGAACCTCTTTATCATTTTGAAAAACTCTGCAAGAATGAGAGCGAAAATGCCATTCATGTATTGAAACCTGGTGAAAGGTTTGAATGCCCCAGCAAGATATAA